A region of uncultured Fusobacterium sp. DNA encodes the following proteins:
- the typA gene encoding translational GTPase TypA: MKIKNIAIIAHVDHGKTTLVDCLLRQGGAFGSHELEKVEERVMDSNDIERERGITIFSKNASVRYKDYKINIVDTPGHADFGGEVQRIMKMVDSVVLLVDAFEGPMPQTKYVLKKALEQGHRPIVVVNKVDKPNARPEDVLYMVYELFIELNANELQLEFPVIYASGKGGFAKRELTDESSDMIPLFETILEHVEDPEGDATKPMQFLITNIAYDNYVGKLAVGRIHNGIVKRNQDVMLIKRDGKMVKGKISVLYGYEGLKRVEIQEAQAGDIVCIAGIEDIDIGETLADINDPVALPLIDIDEPTLAMTFMVNDSPFAGKEGKFVTSRHIWERLQKELQTNVSMRVEATDAPDAFVVKGRGELQLSILLENMRREGFEIQVSKPRVLMKEENGQKMEPIEMALIDVDDCYTGVVIEKMGSRKGEMVTMTPGTDGYTRLEFKVPARGLIGFRNEFLTDTKGTGILNHSFYSYEPYKGEIPTRTKGVLIATEPGVTVPYALNNIQDRGILFLDPGIPVYEGMIVGEHSRENDLVVNVCKTKKLTNMRAAGSDDAVKLATPRRFSLEQALDYIAEDELVEVTPTNIRLRKKVLKEGERRKAEKRNED; this comes from the coding sequence ATGAAAATCAAAAACATAGCAATTATTGCCCATGTTGACCACGGAAAAACAACATTAGTAGACTGTCTATTAAGACAAGGTGGAGCATTTGGGAGCCATGAACTTGAAAAAGTAGAAGAAAGAGTAATGGACTCAAATGATATTGAAAGAGAAAGAGGAATAACAATTTTCTCTAAAAATGCCTCTGTAAGATACAAAGACTATAAAATCAATATAGTTGACACTCCAGGACATGCTGACTTTGGAGGAGAGGTACAACGTATTATGAAAATGGTTGATTCAGTAGTACTACTTGTAGATGCTTTTGAAGGACCAATGCCACAAACAAAATATGTATTAAAGAAAGCTCTTGAACAAGGGCACAGACCAATAGTTGTAGTAAATAAAGTTGATAAACCAAATGCAAGACCAGAAGATGTATTATACATGGTTTATGAATTATTTATTGAATTAAATGCAAATGAACTTCAACTTGAATTCCCAGTAATCTATGCATCTGGAAAAGGTGGATTTGCTAAGAGAGAGCTTACTGATGAAAGTTCAGATATGATACCACTATTTGAAACTATTCTTGAGCATGTAGAAGATCCAGAAGGAGATGCTACAAAACCTATGCAATTCTTAATTACTAATATTGCATATGATAACTATGTTGGAAAACTTGCAGTAGGAAGAATCCACAATGGTATAGTTAAGAGAAACCAAGATGTTATGCTTATAAAAAGAGATGGAAAAATGGTAAAAGGAAAAATCTCTGTTTTATATGGTTATGAAGGATTAAAAAGAGTTGAAATTCAAGAAGCTCAAGCTGGAGATATAGTTTGTATAGCTGGAATAGAGGATATTGATATTGGAGAAACTCTTGCAGATATCAATGATCCAGTAGCATTACCATTAATTGATATAGATGAGCCAACACTTGCTATGACATTTATGGTAAACGATTCTCCATTTGCTGGAAAAGAAGGAAAATTTGTAACTTCTAGACACATTTGGGAAAGACTACAAAAAGAATTACAAACAAATGTAAGTATGAGAGTAGAAGCAACAGATGCTCCAGATGCCTTTGTTGTTAAAGGAAGAGGAGAACTTCAACTTTCTATACTTCTTGAAAATATGAGAAGAGAAGGATTTGAAATTCAAGTTTCAAAACCAAGAGTTCTTATGAAAGAAGAAAATGGACAAAAAATGGAGCCTATTGAAATGGCACTAATTGACGTTGATGATTGTTATACAGGTGTAGTTATTGAAAAGATGGGAAGTAGAAAAGGGGAAATGGTAACAATGACTCCTGGAACAGATGGATATACTCGTCTTGAATTTAAAGTACCTGCAAGAGGACTTATTGGATTTAGAAATGAATTCTTAACAGATACTAAAGGAACAGGAATATTAAACCATTCATTCTATAGCTATGAACCATACAAAGGAGAGATCCCTACAAGAACTAAAGGGGTACTAATAGCAACAGAACCTGGAGTAACAGTTCCATATGCTTTAAATAATATTCAAGATAGAGGAATATTATTCTTAGATCCAGGAATTCCTGTATATGAAGGAATGATAGTTGGAGAGCACAGCAGAGAAAATGACCTTGTTGTAAACGTATGTAAAACTAAAAAACTTACAAATATGAGAGCAGCAGGAAGTGACGATGCAGTTAAATTAGCAACTCCAAGAAGATTCTCACTAGAACAAGCATTAGATTACATTGCTGAAGATGAATTAGTAGAAGTAACTCCTACAAATATTAGACTTAGAAAGAAAGTTCTAAAAGAAGGAGAAAGAAGAAAAGCTGAAAAAAGAAATGAAGACTAA
- the truB gene encoding tRNA pseudouridine(55) synthase TruB, which translates to MEGIINVNKPSGITSFDVVRRLRRCLHERKIGHTGTLDPLATGVLVVCVGRATRLVEDIEGYEKIYTAGFELGYRTDTYDVEGKVLDKVDEFNVSTDDLKIALEKFTGEIDQVPPMYSALKVDGKKLYELARQGIEIERKSRKVTISFIEILEFDGRKGKIRCKVSKGTYIRSLINDLGETLGIFATMTSLVREEVGTSNIEKAYTLDSIEEMCNSGDSSFISSVEEFFDYPKITLTGDKNLLLFRNGHTVRFTTENGRYRVYDIEGKFLGLCNVSNNLLKGYKYF; encoded by the coding sequence TTGGAAGGGATAATAAATGTAAATAAACCTAGTGGAATAACATCTTTTGATGTAGTTAGAAGGTTGAGAAGATGTCTTCACGAGAGAAAAATAGGACATACTGGAACACTTGATCCATTAGCAACAGGGGTACTTGTAGTATGTGTTGGAAGAGCAACAAGACTTGTAGAAGATATTGAAGGATATGAAAAAATATATACAGCTGGATTTGAACTAGGATATAGAACAGATACTTATGATGTAGAGGGAAAAGTTCTTGACAAAGTAGATGAATTTAATGTTTCAACAGATGATTTGAAAATAGCATTAGAAAAGTTTACTGGAGAGATAGATCAAGTACCACCTATGTATTCTGCATTAAAAGTAGATGGAAAAAAACTCTATGAACTTGCAAGACAAGGAATTGAAATAGAGAGAAAATCAAGAAAAGTAACTATCTCTTTTATTGAGATACTGGAATTTGATGGGAGAAAAGGAAAGATTAGATGCAAAGTTTCAAAGGGAACTTATATTAGATCACTTATTAATGATTTAGGAGAGACTTTAGGGATTTTTGCAACAATGACATCTCTAGTTAGAGAGGAAGTTGGAACTTCTAATATTGAAAAAGCCTATACATTAGATTCTATTGAAGAGATGTGTAACAGTGGAGATAGTAGCTTTATAAGCAGTGTTGAAGAGTTCTTTGATTATCCAAAGATAACTTTAACTGGAGATAAAAACCTACTTTTATTTAGAAATGGACATACAGTGAGATTTACTACAGAAAATGGAAGATATAGAGTGTATGATATTGAAGGTAAGTTTTTAGGATTATGTAATGTAAGTAATAATTTATTAAAGGGATATAAATATTTTTAA
- a CDS encoding putative glycoside hydrolase, translating into MNQNSFIKKILFSIFCYLVIITATVDMTKNISLGSEKPETTTKTENVVKELNMLEGKEEVAGEKKEVVNPVIEEKNITTTDKVEEKNTEVTTENKGEEVVVKENIEDKKVSNKYKYANKSIRVFADTKITPKAEDNLKISTRVEVLEKKTVDIIKNKTVKKADGKNEVQKIVIKDNWEKIAYTKNGKRKTGWIKENQLAGTMQETLPKNWKNLDFSPVEKKEYPDNKRVKVKGIYVTSSSASLNKKMDELIALTKRTKINAFVIDVKEDDGTLLFKMEAGEKYNPLANRRAPIKDIEKFMKRLKDNNIYTIARIVSFKDPTYAKANPDKAIISKATGKPFTNSDGVIWVSPHDRYLWEYNVAVAKEAAKAGFDEIQFDYVRFPASNGGKLDKELNYRNTKNESKPETIQKYLAYARKELEPLGVYIAADVYGQVGSLPDDMALGQHWESVSNVVDYICPMIYPSHYGRGVYGLPVPDAYPYKTVYHCTQDSINRNANIDTPAMIRPWIQAFTAKWVKGHINYGPKEIELQVQALRDLGIEDYILWSPTNKYRIE; encoded by the coding sequence GTGAATCAAAATAGCTTTATTAAAAAGATTCTATTTTCTATCTTTTGTTATCTTGTAATTATCACAGCAACTGTGGATATGACAAAAAATATCTCATTGGGAAGTGAGAAACCTGAAACAACTACAAAAACTGAAAATGTAGTTAAGGAATTAAATATGTTAGAGGGTAAAGAAGAGGTAGCTGGAGAGAAAAAAGAAGTTGTAAATCCTGTAATAGAGGAGAAAAATATAACTACAACTGATAAGGTAGAGGAAAAAAATACAGAAGTTACAACTGAAAATAAAGGAGAAGAGGTTGTAGTTAAAGAAAATATTGAGGATAAAAAGGTATCAAATAAGTATAAGTATGCTAATAAAAGTATAAGAGTATTTGCTGATACTAAAATTACTCCTAAAGCTGAGGATAACTTAAAAATAAGTACTAGGGTTGAAGTTTTAGAGAAAAAAACAGTTGATATTATAAAAAATAAAACTGTTAAAAAAGCTGATGGAAAAAATGAAGTTCAAAAAATCGTTATAAAGGATAACTGGGAAAAAATTGCATATACTAAAAATGGTAAGAGAAAAACTGGTTGGATAAAAGAAAATCAACTTGCTGGAACTATGCAAGAGACTTTACCAAAAAATTGGAAAAATCTTGATTTCTCTCCAGTTGAGAAAAAAGAGTATCCAGATAATAAAAGGGTAAAAGTAAAAGGGATCTATGTAACAAGTAGTTCAGCATCTCTAAATAAAAAGATGGATGAATTAATTGCTCTTACAAAAAGAACTAAGATAAATGCCTTTGTAATTGATGTAAAAGAAGATGATGGAACACTTTTATTTAAAATGGAGGCTGGTGAAAAATATAATCCTTTAGCTAATAGACGTGCTCCAATTAAAGATATTGAAAAATTTATGAAGAGATTAAAAGATAATAATATCTATACAATAGCAAGAATAGTATCTTTTAAAGATCCTACTTATGCTAAGGCAAATCCTGATAAAGCTATAATTAGTAAAGCTACTGGAAAGCCTTTTACAAATAGTGATGGTGTTATTTGGGTTTCTCCTCATGATAGATATTTATGGGAATACAATGTGGCAGTGGCAAAAGAAGCAGCAAAAGCTGGATTTGATGAGATTCAATTTGACTATGTAAGATTCCCAGCATCAAATGGAGGAAAGTTAGATAAGGAACTGAATTATAGAAATACAAAAAATGAATCTAAGCCAGAGACAATTCAAAAATATTTAGCTTATGCTAGAAAGGAATTGGAACCTTTAGGAGTATATATAGCAGCAGATGTTTATGGGCAAGTTGGAAGTTTACCAGATGATATGGCATTGGGACAACATTGGGAATCTGTAAGTAATGTAGTTGATTACATCTGTCCAATGATCTATCCAAGCCACTATGGAAGAGGAGTTTATGGATTACCTGTACCAGATGCTTATCCATATAAGACAGTTTATCACTGTACGCAAGATTCTATAAATAGAAATGCTAATATTGATACACCAGCTATGATTAGACCATGGATACAAGCATTTACAGCAAAATGGGTAAAGGGACATATTAATTATGGACCTAAAGAGATAGAACTTCAAGTTCAAGCTCTAAGAGATTTAGGAATAGAAGACTATATATTATGGAGTCCAACAAATAAATATAGAATAGAATAA
- a CDS encoding aminotransferase class I/II-fold pyridoxal phosphate-dependent enzyme, which produces MNNKFLQEELNSLKETNNFRVLKECNSSLINFSSNDYLGLANDKELLNEFYSNYHCKLSSSSSRLIDGSYPEVMELERELEKIYNRAGIVFNSGFDANSSIIETFYNKDTLIISDRLNHASIYDGIVNSGAKLLRYKHLDMENLENLLIKYRDKYEDILVVTETVYSMDGDVADIKKLVELKRKYNFDLMVDEAHSYGVNGYGIAYENNLVQDIDFLVIPLGKGGGSIGSYLLCSQLCKDYIINKNRKFIFTTALPPINNCWNLFILKKMPEFLEKRERLQELIRYFLSLLKENSIETSSTTHIVSIIIGDNRKIIKIAENLKNKGFLVYGVKEPTVPKGSARFRIGLNPNFSKEDLERFVKELKYEIDSVL; this is translated from the coding sequence ATGAATAATAAATTTTTACAAGAGGAATTAAACTCTCTTAAAGAAACTAACAACTTTAGAGTTTTAAAAGAGTGTAACTCTTCACTTATAAATTTTTCTTCTAATGATTATTTAGGATTAGCAAATGACAAAGAGCTTTTAAATGAGTTTTATTCAAATTATCATTGTAAACTATCCTCTAGCTCATCTCGTTTAATAGATGGTTCATATCCCGAAGTTATGGAGTTAGAAAGAGAGTTAGAAAAAATCTACAATAGAGCTGGAATTGTTTTCAACTCTGGTTTTGATGCTAATTCATCTATAATTGAGACTTTTTATAATAAAGATACACTTATTATCAGTGATAGATTAAACCATGCAAGTATCTATGATGGGATTGTTAACTCTGGAGCAAAACTATTGAGATATAAGCATTTAGATATGGAAAATTTAGAAAATCTTTTAATAAAATATAGAGATAAATATGAAGATATCCTTGTTGTTACTGAAACTGTTTATAGTATGGATGGAGATGTAGCAGATATAAAAAAATTAGTTGAATTAAAAAGAAAATATAACTTTGATTTAATGGTTGATGAAGCTCACTCTTATGGGGTTAATGGGTATGGAATTGCCTATGAAAATAATCTTGTACAAGATATTGATTTCCTTGTTATCCCCTTAGGAAAAGGTGGGGGATCTATTGGTTCATATCTTCTTTGTTCTCAACTTTGCAAAGATTATATTATCAATAAAAATAGAAAATTTATCTTTACAACTGCTCTACCTCCTATAAATAATTGCTGGAATCTATTTATTTTAAAAAAGATGCCTGAATTTTTAGAAAAAAGAGAGAGATTACAAGAGTTAATAAGATATTTTTTATCTCTATTAAAAGAAAATAGCATTGAAACTTCCTCTACTACACATATTGTTAGTATTATAATTGGAGATAATAGAAAAATTATAAAAATAGCTGAAAATCTAAAAAATAAAGGTTTTTTAGTGTATGGAGTTAAAGAGCCAACAGTGCCAAAAGGGAGTGCTAGATTTAGAATAGGATTAAACCCTAACTTTTCTAAGGAAGATCTGGAAAGATTTGTAAAGGAGTTAAAATATGAAATTGATAGTGTTCTTTAA
- a CDS encoding pimeloyl-ACP methyl esterase BioG family protein — MKLIVFFNGWGMDNKAVDHLTIPKNYEVKIVNFPYDLDSSIFKNYEDVIAIGWSFGSYYLCKYLNYNNIKLDKVISINGVPETIGEFGIPERIFEATLKNLTPETLKEFYHNMGVDSENLFSNRNFQEIKAELQYFKDNYSPEKNVFSKVFIGKKDRIIPALRQEKYYNSHNIEVSIIQCPHYPFNFFKSWLDIIGEN; from the coding sequence ATGAAATTGATAGTGTTCTTTAATGGCTGGGGAATGGATAATAAAGCTGTTGATCATCTTACTATCCCTAAAAATTATGAGGTTAAAATAGTGAATTTCCCATATGATTTAGATAGTTCTATCTTTAAAAACTATGAAGATGTAATAGCTATTGGTTGGTCTTTTGGAAGCTACTATTTATGCAAATATTTAAACTATAATAATATAAAATTAGATAAAGTTATCTCTATTAACGGAGTTCCTGAAACAATAGGGGAGTTTGGAATCCCTGAAAGAATTTTTGAAGCTACTCTTAAAAACCTTACTCCTGAGACTTTAAAGGAATTTTATCACAATATGGGAGTAGATAGTGAAAATCTATTTTCTAATAGAAATTTTCAAGAGATAAAAGCTGAGCTTCAATATTTTAAAGATAATTACTCTCCTGAAAAAAATGTTTTTAGTAAAGTTTTTATTGGTAAAAAAGATAGAATTATTCCAGCTCTTAGGCAAGAAAAATACTATAATAGTCACAACATTGAAGTATCTATTATTCAATGTCCACACTACCCTTTTAATTTTTTTAAAAGTTGGTTAGATATAATAGGAGAAAATTAA
- a CDS encoding malonyl-[acyl-carrier protein] O-methyltransferase BioC has protein sequence MNFNKKFDSYDENAIVQKKVASHLIELIKEIKNDKNSFESILEIGCGTGIFTREFLKSYSPNKIILNDFFQVERFLNNIPYNAFLVGDILKIELPKVETIVSSSVFQWISPLEKLIEKLSFCKNLYFSIYISGNLKEIDEHFNISLDYLEVDEIKNILKKYFTKVKYKKESISLDFNTPLDALRHLKNSGVTGFKKSSISKIKSFSSKTLTYEIGYFLCEK, from the coding sequence ATGAATTTTAATAAAAAATTTGATAGTTATGATGAAAATGCAATAGTTCAAAAAAAAGTTGCTTCTCATCTAATTGAACTTATTAAAGAGATAAAAAATGATAAAAATAGTTTTGAATCTATTTTAGAAATTGGTTGTGGAACTGGAATATTTACAAGGGAATTTTTAAAAAGTTACTCTCCAAATAAAATTATTTTAAATGATTTTTTCCAAGTTGAAAGATTTTTAAATAATATTCCTTATAACGCTTTTTTAGTTGGAGATATTTTAAAAATTGAACTTCCAAAAGTTGAAACTATTGTTTCTAGTTCTGTTTTTCAATGGATATCCCCCCTTGAAAAACTAATAGAAAAACTATCTTTTTGTAAAAATCTATATTTCTCAATCTATATTTCAGGAAATTTAAAAGAGATAGATGAGCATTTTAATATTTCTCTTGATTATCTTGAAGTTGATGAGATTAAAAATATATTAAAAAAATATTTTACTAAAGTTAAGTATAAAAAAGAGAGTATTTCTCTTGATTTTAATACTCCATTAGATGCTTTAAGGCATCTAAAAAATAGCGGAGTTACTGGTTTTAAAAAAAGTTCTATCTCTAAGATAAAATCTTTTTCTTCTAAAACTCTTACTTATGAGATTGGATATTTTCTATGTGAAAAATAA
- a CDS encoding HU family DNA-binding protein has protein sequence MTKKEFVELFGAKAELKTKVEAEKLTKAFIDTLEEILVKGESVSFIGFGKFEATERAARTCVNPQTKKTMKVAAKKVAKFKAGKNLLEKMNPVVEKKAAKSKKKSK, from the coding sequence ATGACTAAAAAGGAATTTGTAGAATTATTTGGAGCAAAAGCTGAACTAAAAACAAAAGTAGAAGCAGAAAAATTAACAAAGGCTTTTATAGATACTCTTGAAGAAATATTAGTAAAAGGTGAAAGTGTTTCTTTTATAGGATTCGGAAAATTTGAAGCAACTGAAAGAGCTGCAAGAACTTGTGTAAACCCACAAACTAAAAAAACTATGAAAGTAGCAGCTAAAAAAGTTGCTAAATTCAAAGCTGGTAAAAATTTATTAGAAAAAATGAACCCTGTTGTTGAAAAAAAAGCTGCAAAATCTAAAAAGAAAAGTAAATAA
- a CDS encoding M20/M25/M40 family metallo-hydrolase, with translation MDNLIKMIEKLTNTFGAPGYEDEVIEVIKKELPFLSSERDSINNLYMGLHEKEANTNRPTVALDCHTDEVGFIVENVNRNGSISFLTLGGWHVGNVPASAVLIKNSRGEYVRGIVTSKPPHFMTDEERNRLPKMSELTIDIGTSSYEETTEMYGIEVGNPIVPDVTFVYDEKIEIMRAKAFDNRLGCAASIEVLKAVRDEKIENVNVVGAFASQEEVGLRGAQVAAYRVKPDFAIVFEGSPADDSFKEGTAAHGALKKGVQLRVVDGAMISNPRVLKFAKDIANKKGIKYQVIAREKGSTNGGKYHISETGIPVLVLGIPTRYIHTHYSYASIDDLKSAISLAIEVIKELNYDVIKGF, from the coding sequence ATGGATAATTTAATAAAGATGATTGAAAAATTAACAAACACATTTGGAGCTCCAGGATATGAAGATGAAGTAATTGAAGTGATAAAAAAAGAATTACCTTTTTTAAGTTCTGAAAGAGATTCAATCAATAACTTATATATGGGACTTCATGAAAAGGAAGCAAATACAAATAGACCTACTGTAGCTCTTGATTGTCACACTGATGAAGTTGGATTTATTGTAGAAAATGTAAATAGAAATGGATCAATAAGTTTCCTTACTCTAGGTGGTTGGCATGTTGGAAATGTTCCAGCTAGTGCAGTTTTAATTAAAAATAGCAGAGGAGAATATGTAAGAGGAATAGTTACTTCTAAACCACCTCATTTTATGACTGATGAAGAGAGAAATAGACTTCCTAAAATGTCAGAACTTACAATTGATATTGGAACAAGTAGCTATGAAGAAACTACTGAAATGTATGGAATTGAAGTAGGTAACCCTATTGTTCCAGATGTAACTTTTGTATATGATGAAAAAATAGAGATAATGAGAGCTAAGGCTTTTGATAATAGATTGGGATGTGCTGCTTCAATAGAGGTTTTAAAAGCTGTTAGAGATGAAAAAATAGAAAATGTAAATGTAGTTGGAGCATTTGCATCACAAGAGGAAGTTGGATTAAGAGGGGCTCAAGTAGCAGCTTATAGAGTAAAACCTGACTTTGCTATAGTATTTGAAGGATCTCCAGCAGACGATAGCTTTAAAGAGGGAACAGCAGCTCATGGAGCATTGAAAAAAGGTGTTCAATTAAGAGTAGTTGATGGAGCTATGATCTCAAATCCTAGAGTTTTAAAGTTTGCTAAAGATATAGCTAATAAAAAAGGAATTAAATATCAAGTTATAGCTAGAGAAAAAGGATCAACAAATGGAGGAAAATATCATATTTCTGAAACAGGAATACCTGTTCTTGTATTAGGAATCCCTACAAGATATATTCATACTCACTACTCTTATGCTTCAATAGATGATCTAAAATCAGCTATTTCATTAGCAATAGAAGTTATAAAAGAATTAAATTATGATGTAATAAAAGGGTTTTAA
- a CDS encoding ABC transporter substrate-binding protein: protein MKKRLVAILLCLLSVLFISCGKEAEESKKEKDTLVFAQISECKTLDPQDTTEQYSQRIVAVVYDRLVEIDEVTGELVPGLAESWERLDENNIVFHLRKGVKFHNGDVFSANDVKYTLERAKTLPKVAHLYKLISNIEVIDDNTVKLTTSEPFAPLLAHLSHKTASIIDGKAHKELGEKYFENPAGTGPYKYSSWKVGDRITLEAFNEYFKGAPAIKFIEVRAVPEENSRVIGLETGEIDMTADLSPESRKIILDNADKMTYAESSGINVNYLGFATNREIMKDKDVRKAIAMAIDRDAIIDSIMMGTVEKANSFIAPGVFGYDKNSKVLEYNPEEAKKIIEAKGLVGTKLKLGVSNSPVRMQMCEIIQAQLKEVGLDVSIESLEWGTFLAATARGDLDMFSLGWGPSTYDGDYGFYPNFHSSQLGGAGNRSQYVNPEMDRLLDEAKKEVNVERRKELYSKVADIIYEDVPALPIYYLNDSVAAVKSVEGMKSTSYIRFDELSFKKEK, encoded by the coding sequence ATGAAAAAAAGATTAGTAGCAATTCTATTATGTTTATTATCAGTTTTGTTTATTAGTTGTGGAAAAGAAGCTGAAGAAAGCAAAAAAGAAAAGGATACTTTAGTATTTGCACAGATATCAGAGTGTAAAACTTTAGATCCTCAAGATACTACAGAGCAATATTCACAAAGAATAGTAGCAGTAGTATATGACAGATTAGTTGAAATCGATGAAGTTACAGGAGAGTTAGTTCCAGGATTAGCGGAAAGTTGGGAAAGATTAGATGAAAATAACATTGTGTTTCATTTAAGAAAAGGGGTAAAATTCCATAATGGTGATGTATTTAGTGCAAATGATGTAAAATATACATTAGAAAGAGCTAAAACACTTCCAAAAGTGGCACATCTATATAAATTGATCTCTAATATTGAAGTTATAGATGATAATACTGTTAAATTAACTACAAGTGAGCCTTTTGCACCATTATTAGCTCATCTAAGTCATAAAACAGCATCAATAATAGATGGAAAAGCTCATAAAGAACTTGGAGAAAAATATTTTGAAAATCCAGCAGGAACAGGACCATATAAATATAGTTCTTGGAAAGTTGGAGATAGAATAACTCTTGAAGCTTTTAATGAGTATTTTAAAGGAGCTCCAGCTATAAAATTTATTGAAGTAAGAGCAGTACCAGAAGAAAATAGTAGAGTAATAGGACTAGAAACTGGTGAAATTGATATGACAGCAGATTTAAGTCCAGAATCAAGAAAAATAATTTTAGATAATGCAGATAAAATGACTTATGCAGAATCTAGTGGAATAAATGTTAACTATCTTGGATTTGCAACAAATAGAGAGATAATGAAAGATAAAGATGTAAGAAAAGCTATAGCTATGGCAATAGACAGAGATGCTATTATTGATAGTATTATGATGGGAACTGTTGAAAAAGCTAATAGTTTCATTGCACCAGGAGTATTTGGTTATGATAAAAATTCTAAAGTTTTAGAGTATAATCCAGAAGAAGCTAAGAAAATAATTGAAGCAAAAGGATTAGTTGGAACTAAATTAAAATTAGGTGTAAGTAATAGTCCAGTAAGAATGCAAATGTGTGAAATCATTCAAGCTCAATTAAAAGAGGTTGGACTTGATGTATCTATCGAATCACTAGAGTGGGGAACTTTCCTTGCAGCAACTGCTAGAGGAGATTTAGATATGTTCTCATTAGGATGGGGACCATCTACTTATGATGGAGACTATGGATTCTATCCTAACTTCCATAGTTCACAACTAGGTGGAGCAGGAAATAGATCTCAATATGTAAATCCTGAAATGGATAGATTATTAGACGAAGCTAAAAAAGAGGTAAATGTAGAGAGAAGAAAAGAGTTATATTCTAAAGTTGCAGATATTATATATGAAGATGTACCAGCACTTCCAATATACTATTTAAATGATTCAGTTGCAGCTGTAAAATCAGTAGAAGGAATGAAATCAACTAGTTATATTAGATTTGATGAATTAAGTTTTAAAAAAGAAAAATAG
- a CDS encoding aldose epimerase family protein translates to MEISVTNWGITKKGEEVKCYTLKNEFLEVDILNYGGVIKKILSPDKNRKLENVVLNLETIGDYEERSPYFGAIVGRNAGRIGNASITINNVKYDLAKNSGENNIHGGIDNFSHKIWDSKEIKGENFVGVELSLKSPHLEEGFPGNIIATVVYKLINNELSIEYNATSDMDTYLNLTNHSYFNLSGDFKRDVSDEYLTLACKKFIAVDEATLPVKVTDVKDTPFDFQESRELAPSFKSDHEQIVIVNHGLDHPFVLDENRDSYSAILEDKISGRKLEVYTDQPAVVIYSGNYLYEVGKLSNGLECLKYMGICFETQDYPNVLNFIPEKAKIYNSSKPYSQKTIFKFSTI, encoded by the coding sequence ATGGAAATATCAGTAACAAATTGGGGCATAACAAAAAAAGGCGAAGAGGTTAAATGTTACACTCTTAAAAATGAATTTTTAGAAGTTGATATCTTAAATTATGGAGGAGTTATAAAGAAAATTTTATCTCCTGATAAAAACAGAAAATTAGAAAATGTCGTTTTAAATCTTGAAACTATAGGAGATTATGAAGAACGTTCTCCATATTTTGGTGCTATTGTAGGAAGAAATGCTGGTAGAATAGGTAATGCTTCTATTACAATTAATAATGTAAAATATGATTTAGCAAAAAATAGTGGTGAAAATAATATACATGGTGGAATAGACAACTTTAGTCATAAAATATGGGATTCTAAAGAGATAAAGGGTGAAAATTTTGTTGGAGTTGAACTATCTCTAAAAAGTCCACACTTAGAAGAGGGATTTCCTGGAAATATAATAGCTACTGTTGTATATAAATTAATAAACAATGAGCTTTCTATTGAGTATAATGCTACTTCAGACATGGACACATACTTAAATTTAACAAACCATTCTTACTTTAATTTAAGTGGTGATTTTAAAAGAGATGTATCTGATGAATATCTAACTTTAGCTTGTAAAAAATTTATAGCTGTTGATGAAGCAACTTTACCTGTAAAAGTTACAGATGTAAAAGATACTCCTTTTGATTTTCAAGAAAGTAGAGAACTTGCTCCATCATTTAAGTCTGATCATGAGCAAATAGTGATTGTAAATCATGGACTAGATCATCCTTTTGTTCTTGATGAAAATAGAGATAGTTATTCTGCTATTTTAGAAGATAAAATATCTGGTAGAAAACTTGAGGTTTACACAGACCAACCAGCTGTGGTAATATATTCTGGTAACTATCTTTATGAAGTAGGAAAATTATCTAATGGTTTAGAGTGTTTAAAATATATGGGAATCTGTTTTGAAACTCAAGATTATCCTAATGTCTTAAATTTTATACCTGAAAAAGCTAAAATTTATAATAGTTCAAAGCCATATTCACAAAAAACTATATTTAAATTTTCTACTATATAA